The genomic window GTTTCTAAAGCTATATGCTGTTTTGCCTCCGGTTTAATCCGACTAAAGCCGAGAGACTTGGCTAATTGTTTAAGTTCCATTACACGCAATAACTGTTTAGCGGCGGGGGGAATTGCACCAAAGCGATCGCTCCACTCAGCAGCAATGGCATCTAATTCGCTCTGTGAACTAGCTGTAGCAACGGCTCTATAAGCGCTCATTTTTTGATCTAAGTCGGCAATATAATCGGCGGGAATAAAGGCGGTAAGGTTTAGATCGATTTGCGTATCTTCTACTTGCGGAATTTCTGCCCCTTGAATTTCTCTAATGGATTCTTGCAATATTTCCATATACAAATCGAAGCCAATTACTTCCATTTGTCCCGATTGTTCCGCCCCTAACAAGTTACCAACGCCTCTAATTTCCATATCGCGCATAGATAACTGATAGCCAGAACCCAACGTTGCAAATTCTTGAATTGCTCTTAACCTTTGCCTAGCAGCATCCGATAACATTTGTTGTTTGGGATAAAATAGCCACGCATGAGCCTGAATGCCTGCCCTCCCGACTCTACCGCGCAATTGATATAGCTGAGATAAGCCGAATTTGTGAGCATCTTCAATCAAAATTGTGTTGACTCTGGGAATATCTAAACCAGATTCGATAATTGTTGTACAAACTAGAACATCTGCGTCACCATTACCAAAAGTGAGCATAGTTGATTCTAATTGAGATTCATCCATTTGCCCGTGGGCGATCGCCAAACGCACACCAGGGAGAGCATCGCGCAACGCCGCCGAAGTTTCCTCAATCCCATCTACGCGCGGTACTACATAAAATACCTGTCCGCCGCGATCGATTTCTTGGCGGATTGCACTGCGGATAGTTTCAGCATCGTAGGGCGATAAATGAGTTTTAATTGGTCGCCGCGAGGGTGGTGGTGTGGTAATTAAGCTCATTTCCCGAATGCCAGACAAAGACATATACAAAGTTCGGGGAATTGGTGTAGCGCTTAAAGTTAAGACATCTACTTTATTTCTCAAAGATTTGATTTTTTCTTTCTGATTAACTCCAAAACGTTGTTCTTCATCAATCACTAATAAGCCTAAATCGCGGATAGTTACACCTTTACCTAATAATTGGTGCGTACCGACAACTATATCTAGTTCCCCTGTTGCCAACCTTGCTTGAATGTTGCGACGTTCTTCGGCGCTGCGGAAGCGGTTGAGTAAACCAACTTGAATCGGGTAAGGTGCAAAACGTTCTTTGAGAGTATGGTAATGTTGTTGCGTCAAAATAGTTGTAGGCGCAAGTAAAGCCACTTGTTTACCAGCAGTTACGGCTTTAAAGATGGCACGAATTGCTACTTCTGTTTTTCCAAAACCAACATCACCGCAAACTAAACGATCCATTGGGCGATCGCTTTCCATATCTCTTTTTACATCCGCCGTAGCTTTCAATTGATCCGGTGTAGGGGCGTAAGGAAAGGAGTCTTCCATTTCTTCTTGCCAAGGCATATCGGGCGGATAAGCAAAGCCTGTTTGTTGGGATCTAGCGGCGTAGAGTTTGAGCAAGTCTACCGCCAACTTTTTAATTGCTTTACGGACTTTATTTTTAGAAGTTGTCCAAGAACTGCTGGACATTCTATTTAATACGGGTGTTCCGTCACCTGTCGCCCGAAACCGACTTAACGAACCAACTTGATCGGCGGCTACTCTTAGCAATCCATCAGCGTACTGAATTACTAAATATTCGCGGGTTTCTCTATTTATAGTCAGGCTTTCCAGCTTCAGAAACTTACCTAACCCGTGACTGCGATGAACTACATAATCCCCTTGAGCGAGTTTATTGGGGTCTACTTGTTTGGAGGCGGCGCGGCGGCGTTTGCGGACGTAGCCAGGAGATGCTAAAGAATGCTGTCCGTAAAATTCGCGGTCAGTTACAACAACTAACCGGAACGTAGGTAAAATAAAACCTTCTAATTCCGCAAGTCCTGAATATTTCAACGCTACCGGGGTATGTTGAATTTGTAAGCGATCGATCGCCAGGTAGTCGCGGGGATTGGGGACAAATTGCGCTGGACAATCGTGTTCTTGCAGCAAAGAAACTGAGCGACTAGGTTGGGCAGAAATTAGCCAAGTCGAAAAACGGCGATCGCGCCCGTTGCGTAAGGTTTCGGCTAATTTGGCGTATTGGTGAGGCGTTGAAGGTACGGGACGACTAGCAAGGTTTAGCCCGGTTTCTTCGGCTAGTTCAGCTAAATACAGCTTTTGAAACTCGGCGGCGGTAGCAATTGATTCGGCAAAAGTGCGGTGAATTTTGGGAAGATTAGAATTGCTTCCTTGCTGCCATTGTTCTTGGACGTTTTCAAAATTGCGATCGCTATGAGCAATACATTGATCGTTTTCGTCAATGGCAATTAAGGTATTTTTAGGCAAATAATCTATTAAAGAGGCGGGATGCTCGAAAGCTAATCCTAAAAATCTCCTGCTACCTTCGGGAGGTTGACCGTTATCAAACCTTTCCTGTTCAGGCTCAGATAAATAAGATTTAACAGTATTTGCGCCCTCAATAGTCAAAGAAGAAGTAATAATTCTCCCGAAATCAGTAGGAGTTAAAACAACTTGGTCAATTTTATCTAAAGCCGCGCCATTATTAGTATTGCGGGGGGTGCTGCGTTGAGTTGCGGGGTCAAATTCGCGAATATTTTGCAACTGGTCGCCAAACCAATCTAAGCGCACGGGCAATTCTGAAGCCACCGGAAACACATCAACAATATCGCCGCGCCGACTCCATTGCCCTTCTAGTTCTACCAGGGGAACGCGATCGTAGCCTAAATTAGCTAGTTGAGTGCTAAAAGTTTTTAAGTCTAACTCCATCCCACGATTAAGAGTCAGACAAAAGGGTAAAAACTTCTCCTGTGGTGGTAAATGCGGCTGTAAAGCGGCGTGAGTAGCCACGATCGCCATTTTTTTCGGCTTATCGGTTTCTTTGGGAATTAAGTCCGCTAAAACTTGCATTTGTCCCCAAATCATTTCTGTTTCCGGGTCGAAAGGTTCGTAGGGCGAGGTTTCGGAAGTCGGATAAAGATGTACAGTTTGCCAACCCATAGCTTCTAGTTGCGCCGCCCATCGTCCTGCTTCTTCTAAGGTGGCGCAGATGACCAATAAATTTTGTTCTTTATTTTGGGCTAAAGCTGAGGCAATCAAGCCTTTAGGTAAACGGGGAGCGCCGCTTAGATAACATTCTTTTTGCCGATCTAGTTTAGATAATAATTCTGTAGAGAGAGGCGATCGCCCCAAAGAGCGAACAATGGCGGAAAAAGGCATAGATTCTATAAGTTTACATATTACTTCTATTGTAAAAGTCTATTTAGGTGCGATCGCATTGATTAGCGATTTATCTATTAGTAGATGAATTCCTAGCAAGTTTTAGAGCAGTGTCAGGGGTGGAGACAGATATAAAGTGCGATCGCCTTTGCTATGTAAACACCTTCATCTTCAATAGCTAGAGTAAATTAATAATATTCCAACTCTCCAGCCTCTAATTTTGATTGACAACATCTCCAAGTTTCTCGTCGAACGAGACTCTACAGATTTTGCCGCTTGGTTGTTGGGGGAAGCAACACCTTTAACTATTATTAATCCCACCGAACTCAATGTCGAACCCATTAGAGCCGATTCGGTAATGTTATTGCAGTCAAGAGATACGATCCTTCATACAGAGTTTCAAACTCTTGTTGACTCCTCAATGTCTTTTCGGATGGCGGATTATTATTTGCGCTTGAGACGCAAGTTTCCCGAACTAGCTATTCAACAAGTAGTAATCTATCTCAAAAGGACAAGTTCAGATTTAGTTAGAGAAACAAGCTACCAAACTCCAGCAATGACTCATAATTTTCGCGTAATTCGACTCTGGGAAGAACCAGTAGAGGTGTTTTTACTTACCCCAGGATTGTTACCCTATGCGGTGCTAAGTCGTGTAACAGACAAGGAAACTGTGTTAGCACAAGTATTCGGAGAATTAGAGCAAATAAGCGATCGCACAGAACAAAGTAATTTAGTCGCAGCAACAAGTATCTTGGCAGGGTTAGAATTGAACGAGCAGGTAATTAGGCGATTGATCAGGAGTCCGGTAATGCGCGAGTCTACGATGTATCAATCTATTTTACGGGAAGGACTTGAACAAGGCTTAGAACAAGGCTTAGAACAAGGACTGGAACGAGGTCGCGCTGCTGAAGGTAAAGCCTTAGTTCTCAAGTTGCTTACCCGCAAATTGGGTATTTTATCACCCGTGCTGACGACAAAAGTGAGCGCTCTAAGTCTTGAAGAATTGGAGGCTTTGGGGGAGACTCTGTTGGATTTTACAAAGGTTGAAGATTTGGAGTTTTGGTTAGAGTAATTTGAAGCTTATTGGATTTTTGACTAACTTATCAGAGGATTTTGAACCCATTGGCGAAACTTTTAGTTGCTCATCAACTACGCTGGTTCTAGGTGCGATCGCTCACTCCCGGTTGGATTTAGTTAAGAAGGCGAAGTCTCGAAACCAAGTTAGATTTAGTTTAAAGTGCGATCGCATTCAATAGCGATTTATCTAACTCTCGATGAGTTACTTGCAAGTTTTAGAGCAGTTGAGGGGTGAAAACAGACATAAAGGGCGATCGCGGGCTTGTCTTTCCGTAATAATGCTTTAGGTGCTACTTGGGAAAATAATGTCGTTTCTACGTCAAATCTGTAGGACTGGAAGGATATTCCCACTTTTACCGCTCCAAATGGTTATCTCTCAAAACTAGACATCGAGCCTAGTGCGACTACTTATCAGCCTAATTATGCAATTAAGTTAGATCGTAGCAAAAATACTATCACTCACAACCGTCTCTTAGTGCCGGATTTTGGATGGTCGCAGTATCCCATTATCTCGCCTAACGATACATTAGATCCTTCAATTATAGTTCCCCAAGGTATTTGGAAAGTTGTTATCTCTGAGGATACCCAAGCTGACAGTAACTCGCCACCTTTTGCTAAGTTTGGTGTGTACGTAGGAAACAGCAATAGAAAAGAAGTAAAATGGGATGATAATGCGTTTGTAAGTTCGATTGAAACGCTAGAACGATATCTTAACAGCACTCATCAAAACTCTGATAGCTCTAGTCCTAAGTATAACTTCTTCAACAATCTTCCTACTCAGAAAGCAAACGAGCTTAAATCTGATTGGATTATTAGATATAAAGATGGCTCGGCAAAAACTCCTTATAACGCTCTACTCTTAGCCGAAGAATCAAAATTATCTACTGAGAACATTTCTTTTTACACTTCACCCGTAGAAGTCAACTTCAGTCAATCTAGCATTATCGAAGCTGGCACCAGTCAGGTCGCAGTCTTCAAAGGTGGACTGCAACAAGTCGGCTTCCTCCCAATTAGTATAGCTAAAGTTGCAGCGAGTG from Synechocystis sp. PCC 7509 includes these protein-coding regions:
- the mfd gene encoding transcription-repair coupling factor, producing the protein MPFSAIVRSLGRSPLSTELLSKLDRQKECYLSGAPRLPKGLIASALAQNKEQNLLVICATLEEAGRWAAQLEAMGWQTVHLYPTSETSPYEPFDPETEMIWGQMQVLADLIPKETDKPKKMAIVATHAALQPHLPPQEKFLPFCLTLNRGMELDLKTFSTQLANLGYDRVPLVELEGQWSRRGDIVDVFPVASELPVRLDWFGDQLQNIREFDPATQRSTPRNTNNGAALDKIDQVVLTPTDFGRIITSSLTIEGANTVKSYLSEPEQERFDNGQPPEGSRRFLGLAFEHPASLIDYLPKNTLIAIDENDQCIAHSDRNFENVQEQWQQGSNSNLPKIHRTFAESIATAAEFQKLYLAELAEETGLNLASRPVPSTPHQYAKLAETLRNGRDRRFSTWLISAQPSRSVSLLQEHDCPAQFVPNPRDYLAIDRLQIQHTPVALKYSGLAELEGFILPTFRLVVVTDREFYGQHSLASPGYVRKRRRAASKQVDPNKLAQGDYVVHRSHGLGKFLKLESLTINRETREYLVIQYADGLLRVAADQVGSLSRFRATGDGTPVLNRMSSSSWTTSKNKVRKAIKKLAVDLLKLYAARSQQTGFAYPPDMPWQEEMEDSFPYAPTPDQLKATADVKRDMESDRPMDRLVCGDVGFGKTEVAIRAIFKAVTAGKQVALLAPTTILTQQHYHTLKERFAPYPIQVGLLNRFRSAEERRNIQARLATGELDIVVGTHQLLGKGVTIRDLGLLVIDEEQRFGVNQKEKIKSLRNKVDVLTLSATPIPRTLYMSLSGIREMSLITTPPPSRRPIKTHLSPYDAETIRSAIRQEIDRGGQVFYVVPRVDGIEETSAALRDALPGVRLAIAHGQMDESQLESTMLTFGNGDADVLVCTTIIESGLDIPRVNTILIEDAHKFGLSQLYQLRGRVGRAGIQAHAWLFYPKQQMLSDAARQRLRAIQEFATLGSGYQLSMRDMEIRGVGNLLGAEQSGQMEVIGFDLYMEILQESIREIQGAEIPQVEDTQIDLNLTAFIPADYIADLDQKMSAYRAVATASSQSELDAIAAEWSDRFGAIPPAAKQLLRVMELKQLAKSLGFSRIKPEAKQHIALETAMAEPAWKLMVENLPEHLKSRYVYAPGKIIVRSLNLLKPNQQLDTLIDSLSKMQGAIPEAVMI
- a CDS encoding DUF4351 domain-containing protein — its product is MIDNISKFLVERDSTDFAAWLLGEATPLTIINPTELNVEPIRADSVMLLQSRDTILHTEFQTLVDSSMSFRMADYYLRLRRKFPELAIQQVVIYLKRTSSDLVRETSYQTPAMTHNFRVIRLWEEPVEVFLLTPGLLPYAVLSRVTDKETVLAQVFGELEQISDRTEQSNLVAATSILAGLELNEQVIRRLIRSPVMRESTMYQSILREGLEQGLEQGLEQGLERGRAAEGKALVLKLLTRKLGILSPVLTTKVSALSLEELEALGETLLDFTKVEDLEFWLE